One Campylobacter pinnipediorum subsp. caledonicus genomic window carries:
- the cysK gene encoding cysteine synthase A → MIYENITQTIGNTPIIKLKTSSDEAEIYAKLEFFNPGGSVKDRIALNMIQKMLADGSLKQGDTIVEPTSGNTGIGVAMVAASLGIKVIFCMPESMSIERRKVMKAYGANLVLTDATKGMKGAIAEAMQITKQPNHVMLSQFDNKYNPNAHEVNTVSEIIKDFSDLDAFVAGVGTGGTITGVARGLKAHGYETKIIAVEPESSAVLSGEQPSSHKIQGIGAGFVPVNADLNLVDEIEKVSNEDAFVAARFLASQGLLLGISSGAAYVVAKRVAKKLGAGKKVLFIAPDNGERYLSTELYGN, encoded by the coding sequence ATGATATATGAAAACATTACGCAAACCATTGGTAACACTCCGATAATAAAACTTAAAACATCTTCTGATGAAGCAGAAATTTATGCTAAGTTAGAGTTTTTTAATCCGGGCGGCTCCGTAAAAGACAGAATAGCATTAAATATGATTCAAAAAATGTTAGCTGACGGTAGCTTAAAACAAGGAGATACTATTGTTGAGCCAACAAGTGGAAATACTGGAATAGGTGTTGCTATGGTGGCAGCTTCTCTTGGTATAAAAGTAATCTTTTGTATGCCTGAAAGTATGAGTATAGAGCGTAGAAAAGTTATGAAAGCTTATGGTGCAAATCTTGTTTTAACAGATGCTACAAAGGGCATGAAAGGCGCTATTGCTGAAGCTATGCAGATAACAAAACAACCAAATCATGTAATGCTAAGTCAATTTGACAATAAATACAATCCAAATGCTCACGAAGTAAATACTGTTTCTGAAATTATAAAAGATTTTTCTGACCTTGATGCTTTTGTTGCTGGTGTTGGAACTGGCGGAACTATAACTGGTGTTGCTAGAGGTCTTAAGGCACACGGATATGAAACAAAAATTATAGCTGTTGAGCCAGAATCTTCTGCTGTTTTGAGCGGGGAGCAGCCAAGTTCGCATAAGATTCAAGGTATAGGGGCTGGATTTGTTCCCGTAAATGCTGATTTAAATCTTGTAGATGAAATAGAAAAAGTAAGTAACGAAGATGCATTTGTTGCTGCTCGTTTTTTGGCTTCTCAAGGACTTTTGCTTGGTATAAGTAGTGGTGCTGCTTATGTTGTTGCAAAAAGAGTAGCTAAAAAACTTGGTGCTGGTAAAAAAGTTTTATTTATAGCTCCGGATAACGGCGAAAGATATCTTAGTACAGAATTATATGGAAATTAA